From Pseudoramibacter sp.:
GCATCAAGGGCGAAGTGTTCAAAACCCAGCGGGGCCAGGTTTCCCTCCGGGTTCACGAATTCACCCTGCTGTCCAAATCCCTTCAGGTGCTGCCTGAAAAATTCCACGGCCTCAAGGATCAGGACCTCCGTTACCGTCAGCGCTATGTGGACCTCATCGTCAATCCGGAAGTCCGGGATGTGTTCGTGACCCGCTCGAAGATCATCTCCAAGATCCGGGAATTCCTCGACAACCGCGGCTTCCTCGAAGTGGAAACCCCGGTGCTGAACAACCTGGCCGGCGGCGCTAACGCCCGTCCTTTCATCACCCACCACAACACTCTGGACATTCCGATGTACCTGCGCATCGCTTTGGAACTGCCTTTGAAGCGCCTCATCGTCGGCGGCTTCGACAAGGTTTACGAACTGTCCCGGGTTTTCCGGAACGAAGGCATGGACGCCACCCACAACCCGGAATTCACTGAACTGGAAACCTACGAAGCTTACACCGATTATATCGGCGTCATGAACATGGTGGAAGATCTGTACCACTATCTGGCCGATGAAATCCTCGGCACCAAAGATGTGGAATACGACGGCAACACCATTCACCTGGGCGAACCCTTCAGACGGGCGCGCATGGTGGATTTGGTGCAGGAAGAAACCGGCGTGGACTTCGACCACATGACCGACGTGGAAGAAGCCCGGAAAGCGGCCCAGGATTTAGACGTCGACGTCGAAGGCAAGAACAGCGTCGGCGAAATCATGGCGGAAGTCTTTGACGCCAAATGCGAAGATAAACTGATCCAGCCGACCTTCGTCACCATGCACCCGGTGGAAATTTCACCCCTGGCGAAGAAAGATCCGGCTGATCCCCGATACACCCAGCGCTTTGAACTTTACATCTCCGGCGCCGAATGCGCCAACGCCTTCTCCGAACTGAACGACCCGGCAGATCAGAAGGCCCGGTTCATCGCCCAGATGGAAAAGAAGGCCGAAGGGGACGAAGAAGCCCATCCTTACGATGCGGACTTCATCAACGCCCTGGAAGTGGGCCTGCCGCCGACCGGCGGTCTCGGCATCGGCATCGACCGCCTCGTCATGCTGTTCACCGGACAGCACACGATCCGCGACGTCATCCTCTTCCCGACCATGAAGCCGCTGGACAGCGAAAAGCCGAAGAAACAGCCGGTGTTTAAGGCGGAAGGCTCCGACGAAGTCATCGACTTCTCCAAGGTCAAGGTCGAACCTCTCATGGAAGATCAGGTCGATTTTGACACCTTCTGCAAGTCCGACTTCCGCGCCGTGAAGGTCAAGGCCTGCGAAGCGGTGCCGAAGAGCAAGAAGCTCCTCCAGTTCACCCTGGACGACGGCTCCGGTACGGACCGCACGATTCTCTCCGGCATTCACAAGTTCTACGAACCGGAAGAACTGGTGGGACGCACCTGCGTCGCCATCGTGAACCTGGCGCCCCGGAAAATGATGGGCATTGAATCCTGCGGGATGCTCATTTCCGCCGTTCACGAAGAAGAAGGGGAAGAAAAGCTTCACCTGCTCATCCTTGACGACCACATTCCCGCCGGTGCAAAACTCTGCTAGCTTAAAAAAGCCCGAAAGGGCTTTTTTTGTTGTTTTCACGCCTGCCTTTTTTTGATACACTAGATGAAAACAGAGTAAAACACTCAGAATTAATTATGATTTTACTAGGTTATTGAAAGGGGACAGCATTATGGATATGGAAACAAAATGTCTGCATTCGGGATACACGCCAAAGAACGGGGAGCCGCGGGTGGTGCCCATTGTGCAGAGCACGACGTACGTGTACGACTCGACCGATGAAATCGCCGGTGTTTTCGACGATCCGACGAAAAGCATCATTTACTCCCGCTTCGCTAACCCGACGGTAATGGCCGTCGAAGCGAAGGTGGCCGATATGGAAGGGGGCGTCGGCGCCATGGCGACGAGCAGCGGCCAGGCGGCGAACCTCCTCGCGATTCTCAATCTGTGCGCGGCCGGGGACAGCTTCATCGCGACGCCGGCGGTTTACGGCGGGACCTTGAATTTATTCAACATCACTTTGAGACGTCTGGGCATCGAATGCATTTTCGTCGACGAAAATGCTTCGACTGAAGAAATTGACGCGGCCTTTAAGCCCAACACGAAGGCGGTGTTTGGGGAAACCCTGGCCAATCCGGCACTGACCGTCTTCGACATCGAAAAATTCGCGCGGATCGCCCACGCCCACGGGGTGCCGCTGATCGTCGACAACACCTTTGCGACGCCGGTGCTGTGCCGGCCCTTCGAATGGGGCGCGGACATCGTCACCCATTCCACGAGCAAATACATGGACGGCCATGCCCTCCAGTGCGGCGGCATGATCGTCGACAGCGGTGCCTTTGACTACACCAACGGAAAATTCCCGGAATTCACGGAACCGGACGAAAGCTACCACGGCATCGTCTACACTGAAAAATATCCGGACGCGCCCTACATCACCAAGGCGCGGATGCAGCTCATGCGGGATTTCGGCTGCTACCCGTCCGCCCATTCGGCGTTCCTCCTCAACCTCGGCCTGGAAACCCTGCCGGTGCGCATGCGCCAGTACTGCGACAACGCTCTGGCCGTGGCGATGTTTCTGAAACATTCCAAGGGCATCGCCTCAGTGACCTATCCGGGACTGCCGGACGATCCCTATCACGATCTGGCCCAAAAATATATGCCGGCCGGCGCTAGCGGCGTCATCTCCTTTGTGGTGGACGGCGGCCGCAGCCAGGCGGTGAAGTTCATGGACAGCCTGGAACTGGCTTCCAATGAAGTTCACGTCGCGGACATCCGCACCTGCGTGCTCCACCCGGCGTCGGCGACCCACCGCCAGCTCACGGATGAACAGCTCGTCGCGGCGGGCATCGACGGCGGTATGATCCGCCTGTCCGTGGGTCTGGAAAGCGTCCGGGACATCATTGCAGATTTGAAAAAAGGACTGGCGGCGCTGTAATTAAATAAAAAAATAAGGCTGTGTGTGGATTTTATCCATACACGGCCTTTTTTTATAAGATCGGCGCAAACAGCCGCAGCACCGACTGAACCAGCTGCCGGGGCAGGGAAATTTCGGAGTACCGGTAAGTTTCGGTGACCTCGTGGCACAGGGTGAAGGTGTGCGCGAAGTCGGCGGTGATGTCCGCAATGGCGGGCACTTTGACGAGCTGCACCCCGCATTCGAAGTGAAGGTAGAAGCTTCTGTAATCCAGGTTGATGGTGCCTACGGTGGCCGATTCCCCGTCGCAGACGCACTGCTTGGCGTGGATGAAGCCGGGCTGGTATTCGAAGATCCGGACACCGTTGCACACGAGCTGGGGATAATAGGAACGGGTCACGGCGTAGACAAAGCGCTTGTCCGGCACCCCCGGGGTGATGATCCGCACGTCGACGCCGCGCTTGGCTGCGAGTCCCAGCTCCCGGTTCATTTCGTCGGTGATGATGAGATAAGGGGTCGAGATGTAGAAATAGCGCTTGGCGTTTTTGATGAGGTTTAAGTACACGTCCTCGCCCACGTGTTCGAAGTCCAGGGGACTGTCGGCGTAGGGCTGGACGTAGCCCTCGGCGTCTTCCACCGGGGTCCAGGGGTTTAGGTATTTGGCGTCGATTTCGTCCGGGGTGTCGGAATTTTTGACCGCGTTCCACATTTCGAAGAACATCAGTGTGAAAGAACGGGCGGCCGATCCTTCCAGGCGCACGCCGGTGTCCTTCCAGTAGCCATAAGGGTGGGTGAGATTAAAGTATTCGTTGGCGAGATTGAAACCGCCGCAGTAGGCGACGTGGCCGTCGATCACCGTAAATTTGCGGTGGTCCCGGTTGTTCATGAAAGTGTTTAAGAAAGGAATGACGGGGTTGAAATCCCGGCACTGGATGCCGTCGGCAGCCATGCGTTTGATGAAGCTTCGGTTGATGAAGCCGATGCTGCCGATGTCGTCGTAGAAGAGACGGACTTCGACGCCTTCTTTGACCTTATCCCTGAGAATGCGGTGAATGCCTTCAAAGGCTTCGGCATCTTCGATGGCGAAGTATTCCATGAAAATAAAGTGTTCGGCCTTGCGCAGGTCCTCTTTCAGGGCGTCGAGGGCCGGCGCGGCCATGTCGAAAAAGCGGACTTTGGTGTTGTCGTAAACCGGATAAGGCCCGTAGTGGCGGACGTAGTGACAGATGTTGGCCAAGGCCCGGTCTTCTTTCCGGAGCCGGTCAGCGACGGCGGCGTCCTGCACAAGCATCGGGTGAAGCAGCTTGTCGATGGCGGCGTAGCGTTTGCGCATGCGCTTGGTGACGTTGACCCGGCCCGCCAGGGCGTACATCAAAAGGCCGAATTCCGGCGCCAGCAGAATGAGGATGATCCACGGCATTTTGACGGCCGCATTTCGGTTTTCGCCGAAGATCACGATGCTGACCACCAGTGCGGCGATACGCACACCGGTCTGCACCCAGGTAAAGGCGGCGTTGAGCTTGGCGAGGAGGCCGTAAAGCCAGTAAATTTCCAGAACGATCATCGCAAGAACGACAATGAGCCAGGCGACGCGGTTTTTGACCGCTGCTTTTTTTTCAGTGCGCATGATGAGATGAAAGTCCTTTCGGTTATCTATAAGTAGCTATAAGAAAATTTCGGGAAGGTTACAAATCGACATCCACATTTTCGAGATCCAGGTCGTTGATGATTTCACTGGAGGAAATGTGGCAGCGTTCGTATTCCAGATTGAGCACCGTGTCGACGACGAGCTTGCCGTATTCGTCAAGCTGGTTGTATTTGAAAATGGCTTCCGGTTCGGAAAAACGGTTCTGGATCATCGAGCTCGGCGAGGGACTCCGGGTCCAGCCCATGATGTAGGCCGGGGAGACGTTTAACACCTTGGCGATGGTTTCAATTTTGTCCGAAGGGATATTGGTGACGATGTCAAATTCGTACTTGTACATGGTCTGTTTTGAAACGTGGATGAGCTGCGCGAGCTGCTCCTGACGCAGGCCGCGCTGAATCCGCAGGGCGCGGATGCGCTTCCCCTTGGTCGAAGTTGAAGCAAGGGTATCATTTTCGTGGGTAGAGTTTTGATTGGTTTTTATAATGTTTCATTTCTTTGTGAATCTTTTACAATTTTATCATATTATAACATGGTTTTGGTTTTTTTAACAATTAGTTCTTGATATCTTAAATGCTAGATGATACAATGAAATAAATTTTAAAGATACCCCCCTTCAGGAAGAGAATAAAGGCCCAAAAATGATAGATACAGATAGCTTACACAAAATGATGGCAGACAGACATTATGACGATGCGAAAATGGCCCAGAAATTGGGCTTGAGTGCAGAAGAATTTGCACACCGCATGGAAATCGGCATTTTCGGGAGCGACGAGATCGAAACGATGATCAAGGAGCTGGATATTCAGAATCCCGAAGCCATATTTTTCAGCCAGAATTAATGACAGGGGAACCGAAAACAACAATATCTCATTAAGATATTAAAAATTTTAATGGCGCAGACAAAATGTTAAGAAACGGACTTTGAGCAGAAAAGACGTCATTTCAATATGGCGTTTTATTTTTTTTTAGCTGTATTTTTTATGATTTAGAAAGGAAGATAAATGGAAAAGAGCATTAAACGATTATGGATTTTCCTGGCAGCGCTGATCGCCTGCATGGCGATTGCCGTTGTACAGGGGGGGGGTATCAGCGCACGCTGAAGGCCAGAGCACTACCCCTCTGCCGAGCAGTTGGGCCAACAATGCGCATATCAAAGGACTGTTTAAAGGATACTATCTGAATATCGACAAGGGCCGTACGTTGGATATCGATTACCATGTGGAAATGAATGGGCCGGACAATGGCAAGGCGGTAGATCCGTCCCATATCACAAAGCAATACGTGGTCTATAACGGTCAAACCTACGACAACGTCAAAGATTTTTCAGCGGACAAGATCGGCACAGGCGATCTGGTCACGACTTGGGACAACGGGCACACCGAACACGATGGCTTCGCATTCTATACTTTTGTGACGGTGAGTTACCGGGATATTGACGATGAAAATGACACAGATTTGGCAAAAATGCAGTACAAATTGTTCTACAAACCTGGACAGACTTACGATCTGAGCAGCTTTGACAAATCGGAAATCACTGACAACGGACATAGGTACAGAAAAGTGAACCAGACGGACAGCCTTACCGGCAATACCAATGACCTGACCGCGCAGAAAAACATCTTCATTTTCTACAAGCGTCAGGTCAAGGTGAGCTACGACGCCAACGGCGGCTCCGGCAAGATGGACCCGGAAACGGTGGATCTTAACGCGACGGTGAAAACTAAGGCCAACGCCTTTAAGGCGCCGGAAGGCAAAACCTTCGCGGGCTGGAACACCAAGGCCGACGGCTCTGGTACGGCTTACGCCGCAGATAAAGATTTGAAAGTCAGCAATGACATGACCCTGTACGCGCAGTGGGAAACAAAAAAACCAACTGTGACCCCGTCTCAGAACAATCAGCAGACGACAAAGCCAGCACAGGGCAATAAAACCCAGACGGTCAAAAGCACCGGCGTAAAAACCGGCGACGCGACCCAGGCGATGCCTTTTGTCACCGCGATGGGCGCCGCTCTGGCAGCCGTAATCGTGCTGGCCGCAAAACGACGTCATTTTGAATAAAAGATTTTTATTATAAAAAATACAGCCTATAAAAAAGCAAGTTCTGTGTCTATCATACAGAACTTGCTTTTTTGATGGGAAAATCGGGATCATTTTTCGCTGTCGGACAGGGCTTCCCGCTGTTCGACCAGGACTTTTTTGTTGTAGCACGCGAAAGTTGCTTCGATCTTTTCGGGATCAGGCTTTCTTGTGAACATCGAGACCAGTGGCACGATGACGAGGCCCGCGATCATGCAGAAAGCCCCGGCGTTGATCGGCGACTGAAGCAGCGCCGGCAGGTGCGCCCCGGCGAAGAGGTCGGTGACCATGAAGACCACGGCGAAAATGAAGCTGGCCCAGCAGCCCGCCGCGGTGGTGCCTTTCCAGTACAGCCCGTATAGAAACGGCGCGAGGAAGGCGCCGGCCATGGCGCCCCAGGAAATCCCCATGAGCTGGGCGATGAAGGTGACATTGGAATGGTACTGGATCAGGGCGATGACCACCGAAATCGCGATGAAGACGACAATGAGCCCCCGCATGAAGGCGACCAGGGTATCGTCGGTGAAATGCTTTTTCGACTGGCCCCGGATGAGATCCAGAGTGATGGTGGAGCTGGAGGTCAGCACCAGCGCGGACAAAGTCGACATCGAAGCCGAGAGCACCAGCACGACGACGATGCCGATGAGAATGTCCGGCAGGCCCGAGATCATCGTCGGGACGATCACGTCGTAGCCGTCCTTGAGCACGTTGACCTGGCCGGCGAAGAGGCGGCCGAAGCCCCCGAGAAAGTAGCAGCCCCCGGCGACGATCAGGGCGAAGGCCGTGGAGACGACCGTGCCGGTGTCGATGGCCTTTTCACTTTTGATGGCGTAAAATTTCTGCACCATCTGGGGCAGTCCCCAGGTGCCCAGAGACGTCAGCAGCACGACGCCGAGAAGGTTTAAGGGATCAGGCCCAAAGAAAGATGCGAAAACCCCGGGGGTTTTTGAGATGGCCGGATCACTGACTCGGGCCATTTTGTCCAGGGCCGCCATAAAGCCCCCTTTGCTGATGAGCACGGCGGCGATCACCGCTACAATGCCGAAGAGCATGACAAGGCCCTGGACGAAGTCGTTGATGGCCGTGGCCATGTAGCCCCCAGCGATGACGTAGACTCCGGTGAGCACCGCCATGACAATGACGCAGATGCCGTAGTCGATGTGAAAGGCCATCCCGAAGAGACGGGAGAGCCCGTTGTACAGAGACGCGGTGTAGGGAATCATGAAGACGAAGGTGATCACCGACGCTGCGATTTTCAAGGCGTCGCTGTCGAAGCGCTTGCCGAAGAAATCAGGCATGGTCGCCGAGTTGAGGTGCTGGGTCATGATCCGGGTCCGGCGCCCGAGCACCGTCCAAGCGAGGAAGGAGCCGAGGAGGGCGTTGCCGATGCCGGCCCAGGTGGCAGAAATGCCGTACTTCCAGCCGAACTGCCCGGCGTAGCCCACGAAGACAACGGCCGAAAAATACGACGTGCCGTAGGCGAAAGCCGTGAGCCACGGGCCGACGCTGCGCCCGCCGAGGACAAAGCCGTTCACATCCGTCGTGTGCTTGCGGCAGTAGAAGCCGATCGCGAGCATCACCGCGAAGAAAATCAAAACGAGTGAAAGTTTAATTGCCATCATATTACTCCTGGACATATTTTTACTTTATTATAGCATAGTGTCCTAAGCGTTTACAAAAAAATAATCCCTGCGCAGTTGCGCACAGGGATTTATGACGTCCGTCTTATTTTTTGGCGGCGATGGCGATGTTTGTGCGCACCACGTCGCAGGAATGATGGAACCGGGCCATTTCATCGTCGGTCAGCGGCGCGACGATGCGTTTTTCGATACCGGCGGCGCCGATGACACACGGGATGCCGATCTGGACGTCTTTTTCGCCGTATTCGCCGTCCAGCACAGCGGAGGCCGGCAGAATCCGGTGTTCGTCCCGGAGCACCGCGTCGACCATTTCGCAGCAGGCGCGGCCGATGCCGAATTCGGTGCATTTTTTGCCGTCGACGATGACCCAGCCGCCCCGGCGGACTTCTTCGAGGATCTTGTCGTCAGACAGATCGAACTCGTCGTAGTCCTGGGCGCCGATTTTAATGAGCGAGGTCGGGATCATCGAGGATTCCCCATGTTCGCCCATGACGAAGCATTGGATCGACAGGCGGGCGACGCCGGCATTGCGGCTCAAAACCCGGCGCAGACGCGCCGTGTCGAGCAGGGTGCCGGTGCCGAAGCAGCGGTCTTTATCGAGGTGGAGATGTTTGCGCAGGTAGTCAGCGATGACGTCGCAGGGGTTCGTGATGGAAATGAACACCCCCGGGATTTCGTAAGGTGACAGGGACGCGATGAGTTCCTTGCACATGACGATGGAGTCGTCGAGCATGTCGACCCGGTCCTGGCCGGGCTTCCGGGCCATGCCGATGGCGCAGACCACGACGTCCGCGTCGGCGACGTCTTTGTAGTCGCCGCCCCGGACCAGCACTTCGTGGGGTACGAAGCTCATGGCGTCGTAAATGTCGAGGGCCTGGGCGTCCGCCTTGCCGGGGACCTTGTCCACGAGGACCACTTCGTCCGCAATGTTTTCATACGCGAGGGACAGCGCGACGTGAGAGCCGACATGCCCCGCACCGAGAACCACAACTTTTCGTTTCACTGTAAAAGCCTTCTTTCTATTCTTTTTAATGGCGTGTTATCGCTTAAATTTTTGTTTTTTCTTATTATAGCATATATCCAACATACCGAGGAAACGCGATCATATAAACCAAGATAATTCATAAAGAATCTTATGAATATGGTAAAATAAGATTAATTAAAGAAAGCGAGTTGTGTAAATCATGAATCAATTAATGCCGACCCTGACGTTATCCAACGGAGAGCGCTTTGTTTTAAAGCGTGAAGGATTAAAAATCGGATCGATGGAAAGTATCTGCGACATCACCATTTCAGATCCGGAAGTTTCGCCCCTGCATGGGATGGTGGTGAAGGCCGACGAAGGATGGGCGGTGCAGGAACTGCAGTCCAGAATCGGGTTAACAGTGAATGGCGCTGACGTTCCCAGAGGCAGCATGACCCCTTTGGCCGACGGCGACGTGATTGGGATCGCCGGCGAAACCCTGACGTTTCACAGTGCGGATACCTTTTTTTCCGATGCAGAACTGCAGGAACTGAACGCTCTGGCGCAGGCCCTCAGCCAGGGTGGGGAGATTTCAGAAGATGCGGCGAGACACAGCATCATCCTGCTTTCCGATAAGATTGAAGCCATCGCTTCGGCCTGCGGCCTTTCACTCGAAAGTTTCGAGACGCCCCAAAAGCCGGACGCGCCGGACGCAGAGACAGAATCCAGTGATTCATTAAAGGATCAGCTGATGACTTTGGATGAAGCGAAAGAAGAAGTGGAAGAAGCGGATAAAGAAGTGAACGGCGAAGCGGACAGCGTTCCGGAAAAAACGGTGCCGTTCAATGAAATCAATAGTGAGTGGCAGCTGCCGACGATCTGCTTTTTGACGCCGATGCCGCGAACGGTTCGCCGTTACAAAGAAAAGGCCATCTGCGTTAAACACACGCCCTACAACATCGGCGCCGATCCCAAAAACGATTATGTGATGAACAATCCAGACAGAATCAGCGATGTGCACGCCCAGATTATTCAGGACCCGAATACAGGCGGATTTGCAATTCAAAATAAGGACGAGCGCTACGGCACTTACATCAACAACAATCTCGTGCCCATTGACGGAACGCGCGCTATCAAGCCGGGCGATGTGGTGCAGTTTGGCAAACATGAATACAAAGTAGAAAAGCTGTAATCATTGCGGAACAACAGAGAGGAAAAGAACATGAAAACTTGTCAAAAATGCGGCTATGAAAACGAAGACGGCGCGGCCTTCTGCAAAAACTGCGGGGAAGCGCTGAAAGATACGGCAGAGGCCGAATCAGAAAAACCGTCAGAAATAAAAGAAACGGAACAAGCGATGCAGGCCCCGCCTAAAAAGCCTAAAAGCGAAAAATTATCGCCGAAAAATCGCAAAATCATCATTGCGATTATTGCGGCTGCTGTCGCGGCGATAGCTTTTATCGGCGTTTGGGCTTACCGGAACAAGCAGCAGCAAAAGCAGACGCCCATGGGCACGACGAACAGCAACGCCCTTTTCAGTCTGCAAAATGGCAGTGATGGCAGCAGACAGGAAGGCGGATCGGTTGTGACCCGCGGAAAGGACATCTATTATCTGTATCAAAACAGGCTTTGCAAGAAGAATGCGAAGGGCAAGACAACCACTGTTTATCGGGCCGGCAATGATAAAACGCTCAATCATTTGAATTACACTCAGAGATGGTTTTATTTTGCAGAAATGACGCCGTCCGATGAAACGGGCAGCGGCGATTATCTCGCAGAAGTGTATAAAGTGCGCGCCGACGGTAAAGATCTGACGAAGCTCTTTACCCAGAAGCACGTGACGAGCAGTGAAATGATCGTCTATAACGGCCGCATTTACTGGAGTCATTACGGCAGAATGGATTCCGCTTTATACGCTTACGACTTGAACGGCAAGCATAAAAAAGTCCTTATCGAAGATGAACAAGGCGGCGACGGCGACACTTTCCCGATCTATAAATTTGCGATTGATCGGCATCAGCTGTACATCCCGGGAGTTGGAGAAGGAGCAGCGGTCGATTTAACGAATAATAGCAAGAAGAAATTCAAGCTCGATGTTCAGGGCGGACTGGAAGACGAACATTTGCTGCCCTTCACCGAAGCCAGCGGCAAACTGTACGGCGCCGAAACGGACGTCAGCGATCCGTCATCGCCGACGGAACAAATTTATCAGTACGATCTTCAGTCCAAAAAATTAAAGACCGTCATCGACAGCCTCGACAGCGATGAAACCCTCGCGGTTTTTGCAGATCAAAAGCAATGCTACGTTCTGACTGAAAATGCCTCAGGCGGCAGCTACACGATTTTGGATGAAAATCAAAATACCGTCGCTTCGTTTAAAGATCTGTACCGCATCGCCCTGACAGACAAAGGCTTTTACGTGGTCGATACTGACGGCAAGGTGCATTTTTATAAAAAGACAGCGAAAGTAAAAGCCAGCACGAAAACGGCCAAGAGCACGGCGGAAAACACGTCCTTAAGCAATCTGCAGATCGGCGTGTTGACTTCGCTGTATCACTGGCCGGATTATTTAAAAACATATACTACAGGTGATACTGGCGACTATATGACGTGGGGAAGTGAGACTGTGGACGGACAGAGCTTCTATTATGTCACCGGCAACGGAGACGGCACCAGCATCATGTATTATCGGCTGGACGGCGATAAAGTCACGTACAAATATTATACTTACGGAGAAAATGAAACCGCTGCGGATGCTCACGAAGTGACTAAGACGATTTCCTTGAAATCTTTAATTTCGATGTATTACAAAACCGCCGATCAAAAGGCTGAAGTCAACGGTTATGTCAGCAAAATCCAGGCCAATACACAAAAACATCAGCAACAATACACACAGCAAAACAGCAATTCAAACAACAGTTCGGACAGTTACAGCAGCAGTTCATCAGACGACGATTACTACAGCGATGACGGCAGCAGCAGTACCAATA
This genomic window contains:
- a CDS encoding FHA domain-containing protein gives rise to the protein MNQLMPTLTLSNGERFVLKREGLKIGSMESICDITISDPEVSPLHGMVVKADEGWAVQELQSRIGLTVNGADVPRGSMTPLADGDVIGIAGETLTFHSADTFFSDAELQELNALAQALSQGGEISEDAARHSIILLSDKIEAIASACGLSLESFETPQKPDAPDAETESSDSLKDQLMTLDEAKEEVEEADKEVNGEADSVPEKTVPFNEINSEWQLPTICFLTPMPRTVRRYKEKAICVKHTPYNIGADPKNDYVMNNPDRISDVHAQIIQDPNTGGFAIQNKDERYGTYINNNLVPIDGTRAIKPGDVVQFGKHEYKVEKL
- a CDS encoding helix-turn-helix domain-containing protein — its product is MIKTNQNSTHENDTLASTSTKGKRIRALRIQRGLRQEQLAQLIHVSKQTMYKYEFDIVTNIPSDKIETIAKVLNVSPAYIMGWTRSPSPSSMIQNRFSEPEAIFKYNQLDEYGKLVVDTVLNLEYERCHISSSEIINDLDLENVDVDL
- a CDS encoding sodium:solute symporter family protein is translated as MAIKLSLVLIFFAVMLAIGFYCRKHTTDVNGFVLGGRSVGPWLTAFAYGTSYFSAVVFVGYAGQFGWKYGISATWAGIGNALLGSFLAWTVLGRRTRIMTQHLNSATMPDFFGKRFDSDALKIAASVITFVFMIPYTASLYNGLSRLFGMAFHIDYGICVIVMAVLTGVYVIAGGYMATAINDFVQGLVMLFGIVAVIAAVLISKGGFMAALDKMARVSDPAISKTPGVFASFFGPDPLNLLGVVLLTSLGTWGLPQMVQKFYAIKSEKAIDTGTVVSTAFALIVAGGCYFLGGFGRLFAGQVNVLKDGYDVIVPTMISGLPDILIGIVVVLVLSASMSTLSALVLTSSSTITLDLIRGQSKKHFTDDTLVAFMRGLIVVFIAISVVIALIQYHSNVTFIAQLMGISWGAMAGAFLAPFLYGLYWKGTTAAGCWASFIFAVVFMVTDLFAGAHLPALLQSPINAGAFCMIAGLVIVPLVSMFTRKPDPEKIEATFACYNKKVLVEQREALSDSEK
- a CDS encoding O-acetylhomoserine aminocarboxypropyltransferase/cysteine synthase family protein, encoding MDMETKCLHSGYTPKNGEPRVVPIVQSTTYVYDSTDEIAGVFDDPTKSIIYSRFANPTVMAVEAKVADMEGGVGAMATSSGQAANLLAILNLCAAGDSFIATPAVYGGTLNLFNITLRRLGIECIFVDENASTEEIDAAFKPNTKAVFGETLANPALTVFDIEKFARIAHAHGVPLIVDNTFATPVLCRPFEWGADIVTHSTSKYMDGHALQCGGMIVDSGAFDYTNGKFPEFTEPDESYHGIVYTEKYPDAPYITKARMQLMRDFGCYPSAHSAFLLNLGLETLPVRMRQYCDNALAVAMFLKHSKGIASVTYPGLPDDPYHDLAQKYMPAGASGVISFVVDGGRSQAVKFMDSLELASNEVHVADIRTCVLHPASATHRQLTDEQLVAAGIDGGMIRLSVGLESVRDIIADLKKGLAAL
- the cls gene encoding cardiolipin synthase, with the protein product MRTEKKAAVKNRVAWLIVVLAMIVLEIYWLYGLLAKLNAAFTWVQTGVRIAALVVSIVIFGENRNAAVKMPWIILILLAPEFGLLMYALAGRVNVTKRMRKRYAAIDKLLHPMLVQDAAVADRLRKEDRALANICHYVRHYGPYPVYDNTKVRFFDMAAPALDALKEDLRKAEHFIFMEYFAIEDAEAFEGIHRILRDKVKEGVEVRLFYDDIGSIGFINRSFIKRMAADGIQCRDFNPVIPFLNTFMNNRDHRKFTVIDGHVAYCGGFNLANEYFNLTHPYGYWKDTGVRLEGSAARSFTLMFFEMWNAVKNSDTPDEIDAKYLNPWTPVEDAEGYVQPYADSPLDFEHVGEDVYLNLIKNAKRYFYISTPYLIITDEMNRELGLAAKRGVDVRIITPGVPDKRFVYAVTRSYYPQLVCNGVRIFEYQPGFIHAKQCVCDGESATVGTINLDYRSFYLHFECGVQLVKVPAIADITADFAHTFTLCHEVTETYRYSEISLPRQLVQSVLRLFAPIL
- the lysS gene encoding lysine--tRNA ligase; its protein translation is MAEEKMSDVIKVRWDKLHTLQAEGKNPYELTKYDVTGHAKDINDHFEDYDGKEMSLAGRIMAKRGQGKVGFYDLLDSTGKIQLYLKKDLLPDYNEIKKVDIGDIVGIKGEVFKTQRGQVSLRVHEFTLLSKSLQVLPEKFHGLKDQDLRYRQRYVDLIVNPEVRDVFVTRSKIISKIREFLDNRGFLEVETPVLNNLAGGANARPFITHHNTLDIPMYLRIALELPLKRLIVGGFDKVYELSRVFRNEGMDATHNPEFTELETYEAYTDYIGVMNMVEDLYHYLADEILGTKDVEYDGNTIHLGEPFRRARMVDLVQEETGVDFDHMTDVEEARKAAQDLDVDVEGKNSVGEIMAEVFDAKCEDKLIQPTFVTMHPVEISPLAKKDPADPRYTQRFELYISGAECANAFSELNDPADQKARFIAQMEKKAEGDEEAHPYDADFINALEVGLPPTGGLGIGIDRLVMLFTGQHTIRDVILFPTMKPLDSEKPKKQPVFKAEGSDEVIDFSKVKVEPLMEDQVDFDTFCKSDFRAVKVKACEAVPKSKKLLQFTLDDGSGTDRTILSGIHKFYEPEELVGRTCVAIVNLAPRKMMGIESCGMLISAVHEEEGEEKLHLLILDDHIPAGAKLC
- a CDS encoding DUF739 domain-containing protein, which encodes MMADRHYDDAKMAQKLGLSAEEFAHRMEIGIFGSDEIETMIKELDIQNPEAIFFSQN
- a CDS encoding lactate/malate family dehydrogenase, whose amino-acid sequence is MKRKVVVLGAGHVGSHVALSLAYENIADEVVLVDKVPGKADAQALDIYDAMSFVPHEVLVRGGDYKDVADADVVVCAIGMARKPGQDRVDMLDDSIVMCKELIASLSPYEIPGVFISITNPCDVIADYLRKHLHLDKDRCFGTGTLLDTARLRRVLSRNAGVARLSIQCFVMGEHGESSMIPTSLIKIGAQDYDEFDLSDDKILEEVRRGGWVIVDGKKCTEFGIGRACCEMVDAVLRDEHRILPASAVLDGEYGEKDVQIGIPCVIGAAGIEKRIVAPLTDDEMARFHHSCDVVRTNIAIAAKK
- a CDS encoding InlB B-repeat-containing protein, whose translation is MDIDYHVEMNGPDNGKAVDPSHITKQYVVYNGQTYDNVKDFSADKIGTGDLVTTWDNGHTEHDGFAFYTFVTVSYRDIDDENDTDLAKMQYKLFYKPGQTYDLSSFDKSEITDNGHRYRKVNQTDSLTGNTNDLTAQKNIFIFYKRQVKVSYDANGGSGKMDPETVDLNATVKTKANAFKAPEGKTFAGWNTKADGSGTAYAADKDLKVSNDMTLYAQWETKKPTVTPSQNNQQTTKPAQGNKTQTVKSTGVKTGDATQAMPFVTAMGAALAAVIVLAAKRRHFE